A window from Triticum aestivum cultivar Chinese Spring chromosome 6D, IWGSC CS RefSeq v2.1, whole genome shotgun sequence encodes these proteins:
- the LOC123142016 gene encoding agamous-like MADS-box protein AGL80 codes for MARKKVTLQYIANDSTRRGTFKKRLRGLMKKAGELAILCDVKTCVLVYGEGEPAPEVFPSHAKAAAILTRFRSMPELGQCKNKMNQAGFLTQRIDKLRDQVDKSRRECRDREIKVLLHRAMLGALPGLAGLTIEELTSVGWKVDVLLRSIGERIDKIHSLSMQAPPPAAYQLTTGSSSMEDHLGSPPSLYQVQAPPQQQQQEGWLDMVPRPGEDLGTQLLYGGYTTGGHDGASFSSSSGDMNMMMMQPFDLGFGLSHFPPM; via the coding sequence ATGGCTCGCAAGAAGGTGACCCTCCAGTACATCGCCAACGACTCCACCCGGCGCGGCACCTTCAAGAAGCGCCTCAGGGGCCTGATGAAGAAGGCGGGCGAGCTGGCCATCCTCTGCGACGTCAAGACCTGCGTGCTCGTCTACGGCGAGGGCGAGCCGGCGCCGGAGGTCTTCCCCTCCCACGCCAAGGCGGCCGCCATCCTCACCCGGTTCCGGAGCATGCCGGAGCTGGGCCAGTGCAAGAACAAGATGAACCAGGCGGGCTTCCTCACCCAGCGCATCGACAAGCTCCGCGACCAGGTCGACAAGTCCCGCCGCGAGTGCCGCGACCGCGAGATCAAGGTCCTCCTGCACAGGGCCATGCTCGGCGCCCTCCCGGGCCTCGCCGGCCTCACCATCGAGGAGCTCACCAGCGTCGGATGGAAGGTGGATGTGCTCCTCAGGAGCATCGGCGAACGCATCGACAAAATCCATTCCCTTTCCATGCAGGCGCCGCCGCCAGCTGCATACCAGCTCACCACCGGCAGCAGCAGCATGGAGGATCACTTGGGGTCTCCGCCGTCTCTGTACCAGGTCCAGGCACCACCGCAGCAACAACAGCAGGAGGGCTGGCTTGACATGGTGCCCCGGCCCGGAGAAGATCTCGGCACCCAGCTGCTCTACGGTGGCTATACCACCGGTGGCCACGACGGCGCCAGCTTCTCCTCCTCCAGCGGCgatatgaatatgatgatgatgcaGCCCTTCGATCTGGGCTTTGGTTTGAGCCATTTCCCTCCCATGTAA
- the LOC123145914 gene encoding uncharacterized protein isoform X1, protein MPPRRREPRAATAAAPPSPPRIPPHILESIPEMVKLILPVPQGILMVTGARGWVERATRIRDATAAWIRRVQEWKTADQGDRSVREVRGDEVCGEFLEESGSGAEDSSEGDLRRGHNGGKGKDARLPALPAGCVCSVGEGGGKIRGTTKGAAMGLLAGSDAVWGATAALILAAGDQPCLNTSPLVDAPISFARNLKNAEDTLQRGAEIEKLQNKRVSFDPGGSSPDRDADTDNYLIHSRPRGRFWALGKVDEEDEGLFADEAEQRSPYLATFADALACAKKMKSGRDKQKKRNSGGESDSKTRRDKIERSILTNKSVSISSHQHSVRTPSIRGGLMQTERWYQIIGREKIDVGNDSEPNWVQMGHGKKRGIKSAFSLIDAPLATRSPARQEGETGDDLEFRGKNFISIRTIKKTGPVWKGTGQESGKA, encoded by the coding sequence ATGCCTCCACGCCGACGAGAGCCACGAGCGGCGACCGCGGCTGCACCCCCTTCCCCTCCTCGGATACCCCCACATATCCTCGAATCCATCCCAGAGATGGTGAAACTAATATTGCCGGTTCCGCAGGGGATACTCATGGTGACCGGGGCCCGAGGGTGGGTGGAGCGGGCGACCAGGATCCGCGACGCCACCGCGGCGTGGATCCGGCGCGTCCAGGAATGGAAGACGGCAGATCAGGGCGACAGATCCGTGCGCGAGGTCCGCGGCGATGAGGTATGCGGAGAGTTTCTAGAGGAGAGCGGATCTGGAGCAGAGGATTCTAGCGAAGGTGATCTACGACGAGGCCACAATGGAGGAAAGGGCAAGGATGCCCGCCTTCCCGCACTCCCTGCCGGCTGCGTTTGTTCTGTGGGCGAGGGCGGAGGCAAAATCAGAGGAACCACGAAGGGCGCTGCGATGGGATTGCTTGCTGGGAGTGATGCCGTCTGGGGCGCCACTGCAGCTCTCATCCTCGCCGCCGGAGATCAGCCGTGTTTGAACACATCTCCGCTGGTGGATGCCCCCATTTCTTTCGCCAGAAATTTGAAGAATGCTGAAGATACTCTGCAGAGAGGTGCGGAGATTGAGAAATTGCAGAACAAGCGAGTTTCGTTCGACCCTGGAGGCTCATCACCAGATAGAGATGCTGACACTGATAATTACCTAATACATTCAAGACCTAGAGGCAGATTTTGGGCATTGGGCAAGGTAGATGAAGAGGACGAGGGGCTATTTGCAGATGAAGCTGAACAGCGCAGCCCGTACTTGGCAACATTTGCAGATGCACTGGCTTGTGCTAAGAAGATGAAGTCTGGTAGAGATAAACAAAAGAAGAGAAATAGTGGGGGAGAATCTGATTCCAAAACTCGGAGAGATAAGATAGAGAGGAGCATCTTGACAAACAAATCTGTAAGTATATCTTCTCACCAACATTCTGTTAGAACACCTTCTATTCGGGGTGGTTTGATGCAGACTGAGAGATGGTATCAGATCATTGGCAGGGAAAAAATCGATGTGGGCAATGACTCTGAACCTAACTGGGTGCAGATGGGGCATGGAAAGAAGAGGGGGATTAAATCAGCGTTTTCTCTGATTGATGCCCCTCTTGCAACACGATCGCCAGCACGTCAGGAAGGGGAAACAGGGGATGATTTGGAATTCAGAGGGAAAAACTTTATTTCCATTCGCACTATAAAGAAAACTGGGCCGGTTTGGAAGGGAACAGGCCAAGAAAGTGGAAAAGCCTAG
- the LOC123145914 gene encoding uncharacterized protein isoform X2: MVYRIFYEVEEVVDEGWAKNEDELSQGYEDWMDFQLEEKESRDPKKAKIDDVDTVVIHASTRTKMAMEDRDAHVKEQEEKDKLMYYKNQDNEKMRKKDEETGSTSVNGGDVGEAGKEIHDKTNDDELGEELETSKSVSLGTKLGINGQEDEGMVNNNNSEGNQGLPRYNGRIASKNMDDIPILDRTMTLARAKNLALSEGEGGKKGGATTGRKVAGTSRQ, encoded by the exons ATGGTGTATAGGATTTTCTATGAGGTGGAGGAGGTTGTGGATGAAGGATGGGCCAAAAATGAAGATGAACTGTCGCAGGGATACGAGGACTGGATGGATTTTCAGCTTGAAGAGAAGGAAAGTAGAGACCCTAAAAAAGCTAAAATTGATGATGTTGACACTGTAGTCATTCATGCAAGTACAAGAACCAAGATGGCAATGGAGGATAGGGATGCTCATGTGAAGGAACAGGAAGAAAAAGACAAACTAATGTATTACAAAAATCAAGACAATGAAAAAATGAGGAAGAAAGATGAGGAAACTGGGTCTACTTCAGTCAATGGTGGTGATGTTGGTGAGGCTGGGAAGGAGATACACGATAAAACAAATGATGATGAATTAGGAGAGGAATTGGAAACATCCAAATCTGTTAGCCTGGGCACAAAGCTTGGGATAAATGGTCAGGAAGATGAGGGAATGGTTAATAACAACAACTCTGAAGGAAATCAAGGCTTACCCAGATACAATGGAAGAATTGCTTCGAAAAACATGGATGACATTCCTATATTAGACAGGACCATGACTTTGGCAAGAGCCAAAAATCTGGCCTTATCTGAAG GTGAAGGAGGAAAAAAAGGCGGAGCTACAACAGGGCGCAAAGTTGCTGGAACGAGTCGCCAGTGA